TGACTAGGACCTGAATTTCCGGTGTACTCCATATCATATATAGCACTTTCATATTATAAACAGCTGCCACTGACCTCAGTTGCATCTGAATGCTTAGCACTTCTACAAATCAGAACCCAAGGACTTAAGACAGGCActcagaaaatgaagaacacaaaATTAATAACCTATGAAATCTTTGCATAGACTCCaaaggcagcattcaactgccatAACCATGAAactgtcctttctcttcctgcaatcccaaCTCATACACTACACACCTTCctacttctgcaacaaatgaggcagaggtcctacCGACAAGTCTCTACTACACACCCCTCATTCATCCCCACAGCAGGTCCTGTgaaaaagtagtatgtgattATGCAATTAAAGACCAtcaaatgcatacacacaagggggccaaattaagattGAAAATTAAGGCTGCCTACGCAAAGTTCCTAACTTTTaagggcttgactttgcaattttAATGATGTTCTTTTAAATGTAGTTTCTGTGTAGTATGAAATAAGTTTAGGAATGTCTGTCATTGTTTCACTATCTCTCTAACTGGATAGTGCTACTATTGAAGTAGGGGTTTTTCCTTATTCATATTTAGAGAATCATCAAATGAGAATGCAGTTCACTACAGAAAAGACTTCCAGAATAACAAGAAAATGATATTAGTTTAATAACTTTTTATAAAATTGATAGGGATATGAACTGAAAGGGAGATAGCTTGAACTCAGCCTGGCTAAAATGGAAATTCGTGGTGGAAGAGGACAACAGGAGCAGGCCTTTATGCCTCATTTACTGAAGGTATAAAATAATGTCACTAATAAGGGCTTGCAGTCTTTGGCTCCTCTTAGATTAATTTCTTCTGGATTCCCAGGCATTGGTAAACCTCACACAACTTTACTCCCAGATTTGATTACTGCACTACTTCAGGAATCCTCCAGCTAGAGCAGAAATGGCTGAGAGGCATGGGCTAGGATGAACAGAACCTGTGCTCATTCTGGATAGCTTCCTGTTCACTTGCAGATGCAATTACACCTGCTGTCATCTAATTTAGGATAGTCTAGGACCCACTTGAGAGGTTCCTTGTTGCCCCAACAAGAGTGGGGCAAATGCTGTTAGTTAGAAGCTAACTTTTAGCTCTACGTAACCAGTGTCAGACCACATATTGAGGCTCCAACCGGTGAAATTCATTTCCTTTGACTAGTCCATCAATGGATAAGATCTGTAACAGTGAgggcaaaatgtattttatgagCTCAATCACTCTTTAAACAGCATGTTTCAGAACAAATTCTGCTCACCTGCTCTATTAAAGGTCTTTCATGAATGCTCAAGAGGAGCACTCAACTCAAGCCTACTCCTTACCCACTTTTCTGTATGTACACACCTGCCTCTGCTGTTTCATCTTTGTTGCTGCTGTTACTGgtatatagggttgccaactaaTTGCGCAAACCCAAATACCCTtgtcccgccccttctctgagccccacccccactcactccatctccccttcttctgtcactcgctctcccccatcctcactctcaCCAGGCTAAGCTGCAGGAtgtgggctgggctctgggaaggagtttaggtgcaggaggaggtgtggggtcaggctctgggagggagtttggcagGGCAGCTGAAACAATTTGCATAGtggtggtgctgagagccattgaaccaaactgtaagccctgtatataatggaaactacttcaagccgggggtgctacagcacccccagcactactagttccagcacctatggagtctgggtgcaggagggggtgtggggtcaggctctgggaaggagtttggttgCGGGCTctactggggtgcaggaggaggtcagaGGATCAGTGTTTACCTCGGGCGGCTCCCGAAAGCAACCGGCACATCCCTCTAGCAGCAGCTCCTAGATGGGGGGGGCCAGCGGGTCTCCGTGCACCACTGCCTGCAAGCTCCgcctctacagctcccattggccgcagttcctgggcagtgggagctgcagagtcagcactcagggcaggggcagcgtgcagagaccCCCCttgccctacccccaccccaggggcacagggagggtgccAGCCCTCTTCCAGGAGTGGCACTCAGCAAGGGCAGGTAGAGAGCCTACCTTGGTCCCGCTGCCATGCCAGACTGTTAGCACCCAAAATCTCCCGGTTTGGCTgaagtagcctccaggagatacAGCGTGATTCCAAGAGACTGCCCGCAATACCTGGAGGGTTGGCACCCCAACATTTCTTGCCTAGCTGAGGAAGAGCATGCTCTTGCAAGCTCCTTCTAGAGCAGCAGATGAGGGATACACCTGAACAAGACACATCTGAGTGTACACAAACTGCTGTCAAAAGGAAACTAAGAAAAAAAGccctgatttttccttttttagtaACCTTAGGAATTACTTGTAGCAACAGTAGGTACAAAATTCACATGGAAGTGTGATTTTTCAAATTGAATGACCCTTTAAATGTTGTGTTCATCTAAAGCAAATGCCTGAAATTAGAACTATTTAACCATTTGCAAGCCAACACTTCCCTTCTGTAAGTTAGATGTCATTCTTACCATTCTTCCAAATGAGAGTGAAGCCCAACTTATACTCGTGACGTGATTGTTTCCTAGTCTGCTCACCGAAGCATTTCAAGAGGTTTTCTGGCACACATTTCACTGATGAGTGTGTATGAACAGCTGATAAAATCTTATAACGCTCACATAGCAGACTGTGCAGTACTAGCAGTGACAATGGAGGTTGAGAAGGGTTTGCATTGATCACAATATCTTTCAGAGCACCATAATCCTGCATCAAAAGTAAATAATATGTAGCAGACAATGTATAACAACTCATTGCACTTCAGAGACATTCAATAAGTACATTTTGGTACGGAACAAGAAATTTATCAAGCCATATAGTTGTATATCCTATAgcattcagtttatttttaacatttacaGCATCTGCTCAAGCAACTTCCTTACCAAGCAGTAATATTTCTAAGATAAAAAACACAGTGCTCATTATGAGTCAAAATCTGGTTCCAGCTAAAGTCCAAGGTAAAGAGTCCATTAACTTCAGCAGAACTAAGATTTAGTGCCATGGCCATAATTTCAAGATCAACTAGTCCATCTTACAGTTCTGTGATATGGAGGTTTCAAATAACCCAAACTgaacagattttgttttaaagagcAGTAGTAGGTCTTTTGTACGTATCAGTTTTGAGTATCCCAAATTTTACTCAGCCTGCAGTTTTTTACCCTTCTTATTCAAATTTGGATGCAAAGCAAATTAACTACTGATCAGAGACCTCTGCACAAAAGGTAATTCATTCACTGGACACATGTATATTGATAATATACCAGTCTGGACTTGCCTTCCCAAGCATTGAATCTAAGTCTGCTGCACTTGCAGTCAACGGAGCATATTCATCAGCTTGGATTATATTAGTTACATCAAAGTCAGCATCTGGTGTTTGTATCATCTTTGAGAGCCCATCAACAGCAATTTTAAGTTCATACAAGCGTTTTAAGATCTCTTCTTGGCGGGATTCAAGTGCTAGAAGTGATGGGTCAACCTCTTCCTAGAGGGAAAGAATTAGATTAAATTAATTTTCACATATATCAAATACATCAATACAATTATTGTACATCATTGAATGAACTGTGATAAGTCTCTATAGGAATTTATTTTGACGCTAGTCACATCACACCTTTCATTTTTACACtctatggaaatattttaaaaatatcctaaAGGAAATTCTTAAGCTTATTAGTAACCCATGTCACTTCCACTGACTTTATGTGAACAGATGACTGCAAAATGATAGACTGTAAATATGTCCCTTATTTAAATGGTTTACTGAAATCTTAttggttaaaatattttaagtcgTTTATTAAACAATTTTTGATCCACGTTGCATCTCTATCTACAGCAGAGTGATTCCAAGACCTAATCAAAACCAGATAAAAACTGCAAATCTACATACATAAGAATTCAAAATTAAACCCCGAAGAGTTTAAGGACTTCATGAATACAGAAGCCTAAAGACCCAAGAATGACTTGCCAGCCATTTACTTCAACCAGTGACTTTCACAGTGATGAAACTCATGCTGATGTTGCAATATCAAACAGCTTTAAATAAAAGTGAATTCTAGCGCTCAAACAGAAGGCTtggagtcagggccggctttaggccgattcgcccgattcctgggaatcgggccccgcgcctaagagggccccatgctttaggcgccttttaaatttttttttacttaccccagctgcggtctgctccggggtcttccatggcccagctcccctgaccaaagcgctggCAGGAgcacggctgccccacagccccgcggccccggccggagcgccacaagccccgcggccccggccggagcgccacaagccccgcggccccggccggagcgccacaagccccgcggccccggccggagcgccacaagccccgcggccccggccgGAGCTCCCGGCCGGAGCGccacaagccccgcggccccggccgGAGCTCCCGGCCGGAGCGccacaagccccgcggccccggctggagctccggccggagcgccacaagccccgcggccccgctctcctggctgaaGCTCTGGCTGGAATGCTGCAAGCCCcgtgcccctggctggagctctgggccctttaaatagcccccagagccccctgctaccccagggctctgggggctatttaaagggccagggctccagctgcctctgccaccccggtcctttaaatagctgccggagccccgctgcccccatgcattccccagggctcccacggctatttaaaaggtctggggcagggtagaagcaggggagccccgggccctttaaatagcccccagagtcctgggatagcgggggtcttggaggctatttaaagggccagggctccagctgcctctgctgcaccccctgtcctgcccgcaacagccccgccccccgctgcctgcagccagctctgcaccccctgcccacagccagcccctactaAACCCCCTGCCCTACTTCCAGCAAACCCCTGCCACGCCCCCCCTACCCCTCACCAGctctgcactgcccgccctgccctgtctccagccaacccccgctgcaccccactgcctgaagccatccagtcccatactcctgtctccagccctgccaacccctgctgcacccccctgtggccctgcctgaagccagcccgccccacacttccctgtctccagccacccccgcaccccttgccctgcctgcagccagcccctacctccagtcagcacctgccctgcctcaaaccagccccatgtccactgctgccctgcagttcccaggccagtaacctgcacacttgcttcaatgaggggggcaggaagcagtggggacccacacatgtgcacacccccagggagtggcatggacctacacatgtgaaacggcagtaattaataaccaatcaacagcatatatgatgcaatgtacgtaatatacaattttattatttatatagttatggaaagtaaataatacatggaagaaatggaaggctttttttttttttctttttacacttttttctttttaagtcatccctgccagggccccgctgaaagtattcgaattgggccccgcacttcctaaagccggccctgcttggagtCAGATCTGGTTCTTCCCAGAACTGTTATACAAACCCGAGCAAAGTATTTTACTCATCTGTGGTAGTTGGATAATACTATCTTTGTGAAGTACTTtgaagatctttaaaaaaaaagtggcagtAAAAGTTTTAGTTATTACCAGACAAGATATGCAAGATTGTCTCATGttaatttttaatcaattttactgatttaaaaaaaagccaactGGCAACAGGCAGCCTATACAATGCATAATGAAAGTTCTTTGGTGCTAAAGGCAAACACCTACTGTATATCCTTGTGCATTATCTTAGGTGTGGCCCTTAATTCTTCAAAGTATGAGGAAAGATAAAGCTATTATTTAGTACTAAAAGTGAGGTTTCACCAAGAACGGTATGAAATACATTGTATGGGCTGGTCTGCAAACCCTTGCACCAAAACACCTACATTGATTTTAATTCACACCTGGTGGTATTTTAGTGCAGGTGGGTACCAAACCTAACAATTAGATCTGATTTTCACAAAAAAAGCTATTTCAAGTATGTGTAGTAATACTGCATTTCTGTAGAGGCCATGTAAACAGAGAGGATGAGGTACAGTAAATAGACTAATAATTCACCAACTTTTTCTGCTCTGCAGAACACTGAAATATTCCCTCATGAACTATCTGCTCCTTCGCGCACACACACCACCCATGACTTCCCAGGTTTGGCTATCAAAATATTTAATCTACAGACCATTACGTTTATTTTACACTGTCCCATTTTTGCTATGCCACAGATTTTTGTATTGACAATTGGTAACTGCTTGTAGATGTCTGGGAATCTGAAGGGTCAGGCAACTGGAAAGGAAGAGCTGGAACTTTTGGCACCTGGGTATGCAAACTGCTTTGTGACTGTGGGTAAAAAACATAAAATTGATGTCTGCTAACATAGTCAGCAAATAGCTGACAATGTTGACATTTGTACTGCCATATTTAGGTTTTGAGTAGATAACCTATTAAGATGTGTAGGGAATTAACATATCTCAGTCATATTGTTGCAGACTGGTAGCAAACAATGCTATCACCTTACGCTTGACTCACGTTCCATGGTTACCTTCACAGGTAAAGGCAAGACACAACATCTTactctcaaaaaataaaacagactcTGGCACACCCTTCCACAAAGAGAGAGGGAGTCCAGGGCATGCCGAAGGCTTTGCCTAGGACTCTCTGTGGCCCCAGGACAGACGTTTTACcttcctgtctcagtttccccactcgTAAAACAGAGAAGCGAAGGGACCAACCAGTACGATCCGCAGAGGGCTCTGAGAGTGCAGGTTCCACAACATTCAGCGTTCACACTGTCAGATCCCGCGCAACTGTGGGCAGGTAAACTTCACTGCCGACAACGGAGGCTCAGCGCTATCAAGAGCAGGCAGCCAGGTAGGCCGGGACAGAGCTCCACCAGACCAGGGTTTCCCGGAAGTGGCCACACAAAGCAAGGGTTGGCTTCCCCCGGTGCAGGAACTGAGGAGACTCCCCAGGACTTGTCAGGCAGCTCGCGgaacccccttctccccccaccccctttggggTGAATAGCCGGGTCCGGGCTCCTCGGCCACGTGGGACGGCGCCAGGTCCCTCCCTGCGGGGAAGAGTCCAcagggcccagctccaggggccgcttAGACCCTTCCCGTGAGGAAGCGGCCTGGCCTAGAAGCAGCCCAACCCCCACCGCTCCCAGCCGAGCCCCCCAAGCAGGCCTCCGTCCCGCCCGCGTGCGGCGGCCGCGCTCCTCAGGAGCCCTCCTCCCGCTCCGCTCCTACCTGGTGCGGTGGCGCAGCGGCCGCCGGGCCGCGGTGCAGGTTCTGCAGCCGGTACATGCAGGTGGGGAGCTGCTCGGCCCGCACCGCGCCGGGCGCCCAGTGAAAGGACCTCACCTTGTACATGGGCATCGCGCTACAGCAGCCTCCCGCCTACTGCTGACCGTGTCAATCACACTGCGCTGCCAGcgcagcaggcaccagaccagaAGCTGCCCCGCCCACCACAACGTGTCCCCCATTGGTCCATGGATAAGTCCCTCACGCCAAAACACACGTTATTGGTAACTagaaccctctcccctcccagctcctttacCCTCCTGCCACTGGTCAGAATGAGTGCCTGATGTGACCAGGTGGATCTCAATAGGGCGAAGAGCAGAGATCCCTCTGCCGATTGGACAGACCGCTCAGCCAATCAGTATGCGGGAAAATGGAGCCCCGAAgagttgggctgctgtgggctctaTCCGAGGGGGCTTAACGTTGGCGGGTTGCTGGGCTGTGTCCGGGAGTCCTGCGGAGCCAGCCTGGCCGCTTGCGTGCAGGGAGCTGAGACTCTATGGAGGCGACGGCACCCTGGTGAGGCCCGTTCGCCGAGGTGGGGGAGGTGCTGGTGACATGGAGGGGTCTGAGGGCTCCTCTCTCTGCACCCACCCGAAAGTGGCTTCATCTTCCCCCTGGGGGAGGCGCGCGCGGGGC
This sequence is a window from Gopherus evgoodei ecotype Sinaloan lineage chromosome 10, rGopEvg1_v1.p, whole genome shotgun sequence. Protein-coding genes within it:
- the AIMP2 gene encoding aminoacyl tRNA synthase complex-interacting multifunctional protein 2 isoform X2; amino-acid sequence: MPMYKEEVDPSLLALESRQEEILKRLYELKIAVDGLSKMIQTPDADFDVTNIIQADEYAPLTASAADLDSMLGKDYGALKDIVINANPSQPPLSLLVLHSLLCERYKILSAVHTHSSVKCVPENLLKCFGEQTRKQSRHEYKLGFTLIWKNVPKPQMKFSIQTMCPIEGEGNIARFLFSLFGQKHNAVTSTLIDSWVDTAIFQLKEGSNKEKAAVLRSMNTTLGKTSWLGGNELTVADIVAWCALQQTSCSNAVPANVQKWMKSCENLAPFNSALKLLK
- the AIMP2 gene encoding aminoacyl tRNA synthase complex-interacting multifunctional protein 2 isoform X1 — protein: MPMYKVRSFHWAPGAVRAEQLPTCMYRLQNLHRGPAAAAPPHQEEVDPSLLALESRQEEILKRLYELKIAVDGLSKMIQTPDADFDVTNIIQADEYAPLTASAADLDSMLGKDYGALKDIVINANPSQPPLSLLVLHSLLCERYKILSAVHTHSSVKCVPENLLKCFGEQTRKQSRHEYKLGFTLIWKNVPKPQMKFSIQTMCPIEGEGNIARFLFSLFGQKHNAVTSTLIDSWVDTAIFQLKEGSNKEKAAVLRSMNTTLGKTSWLGGNELTVADIVAWCALQQTSCSNAVPANVQKWMKSCENLAPFNSALKLLK